In one window of Bizionia sp. M204 DNA:
- the rsmH gene encoding 16S rRNA (cytosine(1402)-N(4))-methyltransferase RsmH, with translation MEYHNPVLLKETVDGLNIKEDGVYVDVTFGGGGHSKEILKRLGKNGKLFAFDQDPDALENTIDDERFTLIHENFQFMKRFLRFYGAKEVDGILADFGVSSHQFDVAERGFSTRFEADLDMRMNQKSDLSAYNVVNDYDEEQISQVLWQYGELRQANAMARAIVEQRKLEPIKTSDQLKLALKPFLQHKKENKVLAQIYQAIRIEVNQEIEVLKSFLLQAPEILVKGGRLSVISYHSLEDRLVKRFIRNGLFEGEPERDVFGNFEVPMKKVGSLIVPSREEIKANNRARSAKLRIAKKL, from the coding sequence ATGGAATATCATAATCCAGTTTTACTGAAAGAAACCGTTGATGGTTTGAATATTAAAGAAGATGGTGTCTATGTGGATGTCACCTTTGGAGGTGGTGGGCACAGTAAAGAAATCCTAAAACGTTTGGGGAAAAATGGGAAGCTTTTTGCTTTTGATCAAGATCCTGATGCCCTTGAAAATACGATTGATGACGAACGATTTACGCTAATTCATGAGAATTTTCAGTTTATGAAGCGTTTTTTACGATTCTATGGCGCGAAAGAAGTGGATGGTATTTTGGCCGATTTTGGCGTGTCATCTCATCAATTTGATGTAGCAGAACGCGGATTTTCTACTCGCTTTGAAGCGGATTTAGATATGCGTATGAATCAGAAAAGTGATTTGTCTGCTTATAATGTGGTGAATGATTATGATGAAGAGCAAATAAGTCAAGTGCTTTGGCAATATGGCGAGTTACGACAAGCAAATGCTATGGCACGCGCTATAGTTGAGCAGCGAAAATTAGAGCCCATTAAAACCAGTGATCAGTTAAAATTGGCTTTAAAGCCATTTTTACAGCATAAAAAGGAAAACAAAGTATTGGCTCAAATTTATCAAGCCATTCGTATTGAAGTGAATCAGGAGATTGAAGTTTTAAAATCCTTTTTGTTACAAGCACCAGAGATTTTGGTGAAAGGAGGCAGGTTAAGCGTTATTTCATATCATTCATTAGAAGATAGATTGGTAAAACGTTTTATAAGAAATGGTCTTTTTGAAGGCGAACCAGAACGCGATGTGTTTGGCAATTTTGAAGTACCAATGAAAAAGGTTGGTAGTTTAATAGTGCCATCGCGAGAAGAAATAAAAGCAAATAATCGCGCAAGAAGTGCCAAACTTCGAATTGCTAAAAAACTATAA
- a CDS encoding FtsL-like putative cell division protein encodes MKKGINNILKGTFLINEDAPKSWRMILFVSVLAIVMIASSHSADKKVHQIAQLNNEAKELRSAFVDGRTRLMELKKETVVELKMEKKGLAISEIPPTKIKVKSKK; translated from the coding sequence ATGAAAAAGGGGATTAATAACATACTAAAAGGAACGTTTCTTATAAATGAAGATGCGCCTAAAAGCTGGCGAATGATTTTGTTCGTTTCCGTTTTAGCCATTGTTATGATAGCCAGTTCCCATAGTGCAGATAAAAAAGTACATCAAATTGCACAATTAAATAATGAAGCAAAAGAATTAAGGTCGGCTTTTGTGGATGGCAGGACACGCCTTATGGAACTGAAAAAAGAAACCGTTGTAGAATTGAAAATGGAAAAAAAAGGGTTGGCAATTTCAGAAATACCGCCAACAAAAATTAAAGTTAAATCTAAAAAGTAG
- the yihA gene encoding ribosome biogenesis GTP-binding protein YihA/YsxC → MEIKSAEFVMSNSDVAKCPKNLVPEYAFIGRSNVGKSSLINMLTSRKSLAKTSGRPGKTQLINHFLINKNWYLVDLPGYGYARVSKSSKKTFQKFITDYFTQREQLVSAFVLVDIRHKPQPIDLEFMAWMGENGIPFSIIFTKADKLKPQAILNHVADYSAIMLETWEDMPNYFITSSSKNIGKDDVLKYIHELNENMEE, encoded by the coding sequence ATGGAAATTAAATCGGCAGAATTTGTAATGAGCAATTCTGATGTTGCAAAATGTCCCAAAAACTTGGTTCCGGAATATGCCTTTATTGGGCGCAGCAATGTTGGGAAATCCTCATTAATCAACATGCTTACAAGTAGAAAAAGTCTAGCTAAAACGTCAGGTAGACCCGGAAAAACACAGCTTATAAACCATTTCTTAATTAATAAAAATTGGTATTTGGTAGATTTACCCGGCTATGGCTATGCGCGTGTATCCAAAAGCTCCAAAAAAACATTTCAAAAGTTTATAACGGATTATTTCACACAACGTGAGCAATTGGTGTCCGCTTTTGTTTTAGTAGATATTAGACATAAACCCCAGCCCATAGATTTAGAGTTTATGGCATGGATGGGTGAAAACGGCATTCCTTTTTCCATAATTTTCACCAAAGCTGATAAGCTAAAACCGCAAGCCATTTTAAACCATGTAGCCGATTACAGTGCTATTATGCTAGAAACTTGGGAGGACATGCCAAATTATTTTATTACATCTTCTTCTAAAAACATTGGTAAAGATGATGTTCTAAAATACATTCATGAGCTGAATGAAAACATGGAGGAATGA
- a CDS encoding ABC transporter permease: MSQQSNSLSQLALQKFKKDFWGVFSLGFIVFVGIISIFAYVIAPDNSQFANQMHLSIHSKKPGFTVQMLTIPQETEIEDSFFSSIFFGKKIQDTEIPITSYSIQNNTLTYTEYASDGLEGMTKTIDMNGLSESDLISNKTFLFGTDKYGRDLLSRTLVGARISFFIGFIAVFISLVIGIFMGSVAGYFGGRVDAIIMWFINVSWSIPTLLLVIAITLALGKGFWQVFIAVGLTMWVEVARVVRGQVMGVKEMQYVTAARALGFNDFRIITKHILPNIMAPVIVISAANFAAAILIESGLSFLGIGAQPPMASWGAMIKDHYNYIILGKPYLALIPGFCIMSLVMAFMLMGNALRDALDVKS, from the coding sequence ATGAGTCAACAATCCAACTCATTAAGTCAATTAGCGCTCCAGAAATTCAAAAAAGATTTCTGGGGCGTTTTTAGTTTGGGATTTATTGTTTTTGTTGGGATAATTTCCATATTTGCTTATGTAATTGCGCCTGATAACTCCCAGTTTGCCAATCAGATGCATTTGTCTATACATTCTAAAAAACCAGGATTTACGGTTCAAATGCTAACTATTCCTCAAGAAACAGAAATTGAAGATTCGTTCTTTTCAAGTATATTCTTTGGGAAGAAAATTCAAGATACTGAAATCCCAATAACGTCTTATTCTATCCAAAATAATACATTAACCTATACAGAATATGCGTCTGATGGTTTAGAAGGCATGACCAAAACGATAGACATGAATGGCCTTTCTGAATCAGATTTAATTTCGAATAAAACCTTCCTTTTCGGAACTGATAAATATGGTCGTGATTTATTGAGTAGAACACTTGTTGGTGCTAGAATATCCTTCTTCATTGGCTTTATAGCCGTTTTTATATCTCTGGTAATTGGCATTTTTATGGGTAGCGTGGCTGGTTATTTTGGTGGTCGTGTGGATGCCATTATTATGTGGTTTATAAATGTGTCTTGGTCCATACCAACCTTACTTCTGGTAATCGCCATTACGTTAGCTTTAGGAAAGGGGTTTTGGCAGGTGTTTATTGCCGTAGGTTTAACTATGTGGGTGGAAGTGGCTCGTGTAGTACGTGGCCAAGTTATGGGTGTTAAAGAAATGCAGTATGTTACAGCGGCACGCGCGTTGGGTTTTAATGATTTTAGAATAATCACCAAACATATTCTACCAAACATTATGGCGCCAGTTATTGTAATTTCGGCAGCTAATTTTGCGGCAGCTATTTTAATTGAAAGTGGCTTGAGCTTTTTAGGAATTGGTGCACAACCACCTATGGCAAGTTGGGGAGCTATGATAAAAGATCATTACAATTACATCATTCTTGGAAAACCCTATTTGGCTTTAATTCCAGGATTCTGCATTATGAGTTTGGTTATGGCCTTTATGCTCATGGGAAATGCGCTTCGGGATGCCTTGGACGTGAAATCATAA
- the mraZ gene encoding division/cell wall cluster transcriptional repressor MraZ — MSSLIGTYECKVDAKGRLMLPAALKKQLAPTLQNGFVLKRAVFQPCLELYPMAEWEALMQKVNKLNRFKKKNNDFIRRFTAGVKIIEVDATGRLLIPKDLVAFADISKEIVMSSAINIVEIWDKDKYEQAIDDATGDFADLAEEVMGQDDDDHGIS; from the coding sequence TTGAGCTCATTAATAGGAACATACGAATGTAAAGTAGACGCAAAAGGACGACTGATGTTGCCTGCTGCGCTGAAAAAACAGTTGGCGCCTACTTTGCAAAACGGATTTGTTTTAAAACGTGCTGTTTTTCAACCGTGTTTGGAATTGTATCCAATGGCTGAATGGGAGGCCTTGATGCAAAAAGTAAATAAGTTAAATCGGTTTAAGAAAAAGAACAATGATTTTATACGTCGCTTCACGGCGGGTGTTAAAATTATTGAGGTGGATGCAACTGGTCGTTTGCTTATTCCTAAAGATCTAGTTGCATTCGCAGATATTTCAAAAGAAATAGTTATGTCAAGTGCAATCAACATCGTTGAGATTTGGGATAAAGATAAATACGAGCAAGCTATTGATGATGCTACAGGCGATTTTGCTGATTTGGCGGAGGAAGTAATGGGACAAGACGATGACGATCATGGAATATCATAA
- a CDS encoding alpha/beta fold hydrolase, producing MAHRLKKEKSYSYIEVGEGTPIIVLHGLMGGLSNFDSVTNYFSQKGYRVIIPELPIYSMSLLKTNVKSFAKYLHDFIEFKELDEVILLGNSLGGHIGLYHTKLYPKKVKGLIITGSSGLYESAMGGGYTKRSDYEVIKKKAQDVFYDPEVATKEIVDEVYETVNDRNKLIKTLAIAKSAIRHNMAKDLPNMKTPTCIIWGKNDTVTPPEVAVEFDELLPDSELFWIDKCGHAAMMEHPDEFNTILDGWLTKRGL from the coding sequence ATGGCGCATAGATTAAAAAAAGAGAAAAGCTATAGTTACATAGAGGTAGGAGAAGGCACACCCATCATTGTTTTACATGGTTTAATGGGTGGATTAAGCAATTTTGATTCTGTAACTAATTATTTCAGTCAAAAGGGGTATCGTGTAATTATTCCCGAATTACCGATTTATTCCATGTCGCTTTTAAAGACAAACGTAAAAAGTTTTGCCAAGTATTTACACGATTTCATAGAATTCAAAGAACTTGATGAGGTTATTTTATTGGGAAACTCCTTGGGCGGACATATTGGTTTGTATCATACGAAATTATACCCAAAAAAAGTAAAAGGTTTAATTATTACCGGAAGCTCTGGACTTTACGAAAGCGCCATGGGTGGCGGCTACACAAAGCGTAGTGATTACGAGGTGATTAAGAAAAAAGCACAAGACGTTTTTTATGACCCTGAAGTAGCCACTAAAGAAATTGTTGACGAAGTTTACGAAACTGTAAACGACAGGAACAAACTAATTAAAACCTTGGCTATTGCTAAAAGCGCTATTCGTCATAATATGGCAAAAGATTTACCAAATATGAAGACGCCAACTTGTATAATTTGGGGGAAAAATGATACGGTTACACCACCAGAAGTGGCGGTTGAATTTGACGAATTATTACCAGATTCAGAATTATTTTGGATTGATAAATGTGGCCATGCAGCCATGATGGAACATCCCGATGAATTTAACACCATTCTAGATGGTTGGTTAACGAAACGCGGATTATAA
- a CDS encoding penicillin-binding protein, producing the protein MFIFALAVVFKLLSIQMLHGEKYRGMAEERTIKDVVIPANRGNVYSANGNLLATSIPKYDIRIDALTPSATRFESLLKPLCDSLSKYSGKPSAYYQKEIRKARANKNRYYLLARDIGYSDYVRMRNFPLLNLGAFKGGLIVEQTTKREHPLGGIAQRSIGYERFDEKGNATRAGIDGAFGIKYLRGTDGRRLKQKIGKGQWKPIADYNQIEPRDGYDVYTTLSVNIQDIAHHALLQQLETYEAEHGCVVVMEVATGEIRAISNLGKTKSGGYYEKLNYAVGESHEPGSTFKVMALMAALEDKVIDTSTIVDTKKGRKAFYGRTITDSKHGGYGKISAARSLEVSSNIGLATIIDEHYSKNPDKFINRIKSWSLHKPLGLPILGEGKPVIPSPGDDIWSKNALPSMAYGYNMEMTPLQTLTFYNAIANNGVMVKPRFIKSVKELDKNIETFDKYIINKKIASDKTIREMQEILKNVVVRGTGRSLYSPYFSMAGKTGTAKTEYWKKDWDENKRYVSSFAGYFPAENPKYSCIVVIHKPSVKKGFYGADVSGPVFKRIAQKIFTDTPIIDVVETLEVNDIAVNAEYDAYFKTAQTYKTIMPNVVGLPAMDAIALLENMGLNVKSEGVGQVKIQSITKGEKIKKNQIVTIQAS; encoded by the coding sequence ATGTTCATCTTCGCTCTAGCAGTCGTGTTTAAACTTTTAAGTATCCAAATGCTGCATGGCGAAAAGTATCGTGGCATGGCAGAAGAACGGACCATTAAAGATGTTGTGATTCCTGCTAATCGCGGGAACGTATATTCTGCCAATGGTAATTTATTGGCTACATCCATTCCAAAATATGATATTCGTATAGATGCATTGACACCTTCAGCAACGCGATTTGAATCGTTGTTAAAACCATTATGCGATTCGTTATCTAAGTATTCGGGAAAACCATCCGCATATTATCAAAAAGAAATTAGAAAGGCACGTGCTAATAAAAACAGGTATTATTTGTTGGCTCGCGATATCGGGTATTCGGACTATGTGCGCATGCGCAATTTTCCACTTTTGAATTTGGGTGCTTTTAAAGGCGGTTTAATTGTAGAGCAAACTACCAAACGAGAACATCCCTTGGGAGGAATTGCACAGCGTTCTATTGGCTATGAACGTTTTGATGAAAAAGGCAACGCAACTCGAGCGGGAATTGATGGCGCTTTTGGAATTAAATATTTACGTGGCACAGACGGAAGGCGTTTAAAACAAAAAATAGGAAAAGGGCAATGGAAACCTATTGCCGATTACAACCAGATTGAACCTAGAGATGGCTACGATGTTTACACCACATTAAGTGTGAATATCCAAGATATAGCGCATCACGCGTTATTGCAACAGTTAGAAACCTATGAAGCCGAACACGGTTGTGTGGTTGTTATGGAAGTGGCAACTGGTGAAATTCGTGCTATTTCAAATTTAGGAAAAACGAAAAGTGGAGGTTATTATGAAAAATTAAATTATGCTGTTGGAGAATCTCATGAACCAGGTTCTACATTTAAAGTTATGGCTTTAATGGCAGCCTTGGAAGATAAGGTGATAGATACATCAACAATTGTGGATACAAAAAAAGGGCGTAAAGCATTTTATGGCCGTACTATTACAGATTCCAAACATGGCGGTTATGGTAAAATATCAGCCGCTCGTTCATTGGAAGTGTCTTCAAATATTGGGCTCGCAACTATTATAGATGAGCACTACTCTAAAAACCCTGATAAATTTATCAATCGTATAAAAAGTTGGTCTTTACATAAACCTTTAGGCTTGCCCATTTTAGGTGAAGGGAAACCTGTAATTCCAAGTCCAGGTGATGATATTTGGAGTAAGAATGCTTTGCCTTCCATGGCCTACGGTTACAATATGGAGATGACGCCTTTACAAACCCTTACATTTTACAATGCTATTGCAAATAATGGTGTTATGGTGAAACCACGTTTTATTAAATCAGTAAAAGAGCTTGATAAAAATATAGAAACGTTTGATAAGTATATCATAAATAAGAAAATAGCCTCCGATAAAACCATTCGGGAAATGCAAGAAATTTTGAAGAATGTGGTGGTTCGTGGTACAGGAAGATCTCTGTATTCGCCTTATTTTTCAATGGCAGGAAAGACAGGGACAGCTAAAACCGAATATTGGAAAAAAGACTGGGATGAAAACAAACGGTATGTGTCGTCTTTTGCAGGTTATTTTCCTGCTGAAAACCCTAAATACTCGTGTATAGTAGTTATTCATAAGCCAAGTGTTAAAAAAGGGTTTTATGGAGCTGATGTTTCTGGGCCTGTTTTTAAACGTATAGCACAAAAAATATTTACCGACACCCCAATTATTGATGTAGTTGAAACTTTGGAGGTGAATGATATTGCGGTAAATGCCGAGTACGACGCCTATTTTAAAACCGCACAAACCTATAAAACAATTATGCCAAATGTTGTTGGGCTGCCAGCAATGGACGCTATTGCCTTATTAGAAAATATGGGATTAAATGTGAAATCAGAAGGTGTAGGTCAAGTGAAAATTCAATCCATTACTAAAGGCGAAAAAATAAAGAAGAATCAAATAGTAACTATTCAAGCATCATGA
- a CDS encoding UDP-N-acetylmuramoyl-L-alanyl-D-glutamate--2,6-diaminopimelate ligase: MMILKDILYKVPLLAVAGSTTVSVNNLVFHSRKVTKNDVFIAVKGTVSDGHDYIQTAINQGCVAVVCEHLPDTLINNIVYVEVSDTSSALAIMASNFYGVPSANLKLVGVTGTNGKTTIATLLYQLFKNAGYKVGLLSTVKIMVDDAEFKATHTTPDSITINSYLKQMNDAGVEFCFMEVSSHGIHQKRTEGLQFEGGIFTNLTHDHLDYHSSFAEYRDVKKAFFDGLSKNAFALVNVDDKNGLIMLQNSAAKKHTYALKSYADYKAQILENQFTGLLLKINDSEVWTRLIGSFNAYNVLAIYATAELLGLEKVEILRLISDLKSVSGRFQYLISESKITAIVDYAHTPDALKNVLETINSIRTKNEELITVVGCGGDRDKTKRPKMGHIASALSTQVVFTSDNPRTENPETILNEVEAGVEPQNFKKTVSITNRKQAIKTACQMAKPNDIILIAGKGHENYQEINGERFDFDDFKIVQELLNQLEK, from the coding sequence ATGATGATTTTAAAAGACATACTCTATAAAGTACCGTTACTTGCTGTTGCAGGAAGTACGACTGTGTCTGTAAATAATTTGGTTTTCCATTCTAGAAAGGTGACTAAAAATGACGTATTCATCGCTGTAAAAGGGACCGTTTCAGATGGTCATGATTATATTCAAACCGCCATTAATCAAGGGTGTGTTGCGGTAGTTTGTGAACACCTTCCAGATACTTTAATTAACAACATAGTCTATGTTGAGGTCAGTGATACGTCGAGTGCTTTGGCAATTATGGCTTCTAATTTTTATGGTGTTCCTTCGGCTAATTTAAAATTAGTTGGTGTTACGGGAACCAATGGAAAAACGACTATTGCCACTTTATTATATCAGTTATTTAAAAATGCGGGTTATAAGGTTGGTTTGTTATCTACCGTTAAAATTATGGTGGATGATGCTGAATTTAAAGCCACACATACAACACCAGATTCCATTACTATCAACAGCTATTTAAAACAGATGAATGATGCTGGAGTCGAGTTTTGTTTTATGGAAGTCAGCTCGCATGGTATTCATCAAAAACGTACGGAAGGGTTACAATTTGAAGGTGGGATTTTCACCAATTTAACCCATGATCATTTGGATTATCACAGCAGTTTTGCGGAGTATCGCGATGTGAAAAAAGCTTTTTTTGATGGCTTGTCTAAAAATGCATTCGCATTAGTAAATGTGGATGATAAAAATGGTTTGATCATGTTGCAGAATTCTGCCGCCAAAAAACATACCTACGCCTTAAAAAGTTATGCAGATTATAAAGCGCAAATTTTAGAAAATCAGTTTACAGGATTATTACTAAAAATTAATGATAGCGAAGTTTGGACGCGATTAATAGGAAGTTTCAATGCTTATAACGTGTTGGCAATTTATGCAACCGCTGAATTATTAGGTTTAGAGAAAGTGGAAATTTTAAGATTGATAAGCGATTTAAAAAGTGTTTCAGGACGTTTTCAATATCTAATTTCCGAATCAAAAATAACGGCTATTGTAGATTATGCGCATACGCCTGATGCTTTGAAAAATGTATTGGAAACCATTAATAGCATCCGAACTAAAAACGAAGAACTGATAACGGTTGTTGGTTGTGGAGGTGATCGTGATAAAACCAAGCGACCTAAAATGGGACATATTGCTTCGGCTTTGAGTACGCAAGTTGTTTTTACCAGTGATAATCCACGAACAGAAAATCCAGAAACAATTTTGAATGAGGTCGAAGCAGGTGTTGAGCCTCAAAATTTTAAAAAAACCGTTTCAATTACTAATAGAAAACAAGCTATTAAAACGGCTTGTCAAATGGCAAAACCTAATGATATTATTTTAATCGCAGGGAAGGGTCATGAAAATTATCAAGAAATAAATGGCGAACGTTTTGATTTCGATGACTTCAAAATTGTTCAAGAACTATTAAATCAATTAGAAAAATAA